The DNA sequence AGCTCCTTCGCCAGGGCGCGATCCCGCTTGCGGTAGGCGACGCCGTTGTTGCCGGCGGTGGTGACCGTCGCGCCGTCGAGACGCGAGAGCGTGAACCAGCGTGCCTGATCCGGGGAGAGGTTGGCCTGCGGCACCTCGTGGTGGCGCGGATCCTCCTGGCTCAGTGAATGCTTGAGGCCCTTGATCAGCCAGTTCAGCTTGCGCACCTTGTTCAGGCGCCCGCCCACATCCTTCATCGGCACGCCCGGCGCGCCCGAGGACGGCGGCAGCTCAGAGGAGGAGGAAATGACGACGGCATCCGGGTAGTTCTTGCGGATTTCGGCGATGCGCGGCAACGAGGTCTCAAGGATGTCGAAGAGCTGGTCCGGGCCCGCGAGGAAGTCACGCATGGACTCCAACTGGATCGCGAGCGTGGAGTACTCCATGCACATCAGGTGCTTGAAGGTGGACTTGCGCAGGCTCGTGATGATGCCCTCGATGGGGCCATCAAAGTTCAGTGCCGCGACGATGAGGCGGTTGCGCAGGTGGAAGTACGCCTGCCAGTCAATCGCATCGTCCTTATCGGTCCAGGCCATGTGCCAGATGGCCACGCCCGGCCACGTCACCGTCGGGAATCCCTTCTTGGCGGCGCGCAGCGAATACTCCGTGTCGTCCCACTTGATAAACAAGGGCAGGGGCTGGCCGTTCGCCTCCGCGACGACGCGGGGGAACATGCACATCCACCAGCCGTTGTAATCCACATCGATGCGGCGGTGCAGGTCGCGGGAGTTAATCGCGTCCGGATCCTTCGCGTCACGCGGATCCCCGAGGTAGTTGAGCGGGTAGGTGGCGAAATCGTGATCCTCCACCGAGTGCGGGGCCTTGCCCCACATGAAGTCGGTGCCGCCGACGATCTCACCCATGGTGCGCAGCTGGCTACGTTCCTGCAGGTTGAGCATCTGACCGCCGATGATGATCGGGCTGGCCGCGTAACGGCCGACCTGGATCGCGCGGAGGATCGACTCCGGCTCGATGGCGATGTCATCATCCATGTACAAAATGAACGGGGATTGCGCCGCACCAGCCGCGCCATCACCCAGTGCCTCAAACATGATGCGCGAGTAGCCACCCGAGCCGCCGAGGTTGCCCTGGCGGAACTCGTGGAAACGCTCACCGAAGTGGGCGACAGCCTCGTCGTAGCCGGGGAAATCCGCCGGATGCTGATTACCCTGATCGGGCATGATGACGGCATCAATCGCGGCGTCGACAAGCGGATCCTCCGCCAACGCCTGCAAGGCGGCAACCGCATCGGCCGGACGGTTAAACGTCGGGATACCGACGGTGGCGCGCTTCTCAAAGGGGCCAACCTGCGTGCCATCCGGCATCGTCTGCGGGCCCGGCTCCTGGTCGGCGTACCAGCCGGCCTCAGTGATCGTCGTATCCGTCTCCGCCGTCACGTCGAACCACAGCCAGCCACCATCCTCAAAATGGGACAGCGGGATGGAAAACTCCACGACATCATCAACAACCAACTGGCCATCGACGGACACCCGAGTGCCATCAATCTTCGAGCGATACACATCCACGCTCGCGGTACCGGCCACCTTCATCCGCAGCAGCACATGATCCAGCTGCGACCAGCGGCGCCAATAGCTCGCGGGGAAAGCGTTGAAATAGGTCTCAAAAGAAGCCTCTGCACCGGCCGGGACCGTGACGGTCACCCGATCGGACCAGGTCAGGCGATCCTTGTTTTGCTCCGCCTCGAGCAGGTAGAGGCTGCGCACATCATGTGGCTCGCCACGCTTGGGCAGCAAAATTCGCTGCAACATCTCGCGCACGTTCTGGGTTCCGGTCTGGTTCACGTCCGTCAACTCTGCCTTTCGACTATTCATCTCCCGACTAAGGGTAGTGCGCGGGACCAACTTTTCGCGTCACACACGCACCGTACCTGCGTACCATCGCGTTCATGAGAAGCCGAATCCTGCTCGTCCTCGTGGCCTTGGGCTTTATCGTGGCTACTTCTCCCCTGCTTATCGACGCCGCCCCGCCCGCCACCGCCCAGTCCACCTCGACGTCCGCACAGGTCGACATCATCGACCTGGCCGGCGAACTCTCCCCCGGCGATGTGGACCTGCTCACCACCCAAACCGCCGACATCACCCTCCCCGCCGAGGTCACCGCGGTGGACTACCTGCTCTTCGCCACCAACGACGAGCTGCTCAATGACACCGTCTTGGACTACGCCAAGCAAGAACGCCCCGACCTCATGTCCGCCGACGGAGCCAAGTGGGCGCCGGGCCACCTCATCGTCGCCGTGGGCCTGGATCCAAAGAAGATGGGCGTGTACTGCGGCGATGACGTATGCGCCGCGATTGGCCTCTACGATTCCGGCCGCCTCGACGGCATCCTCGACCGCATGGAACCCCCGCTCAAGGATGGCAACTGGGCCGCCGGCCTGCTGCAAGGTGCGATCGCGGCGGGTGATCCAACAGCCACCCGCACCAACGACGGTGGCGGCTCGGGCGACAACACGGGCCTCTACCTCGCTGCCGGGCTCACCGGCGTCGGCGGCGTCGCCGCCCTCGGCCTCGGCGGCGCCCTGGTCGCCCGCACCCGCAGGGAGAAAGCCGCGACCGCCCGCTCCCAATTCGATGACCTGCAACGCGACTACGGCCGGGTAGCCCAAGAGCTCCCCGCCATCGACGTCCGCGCCAACTCACTGACCTCACCCCTGGCCAACGATGCCCTGAGGCGCCAGTGGGCAGAAGTCCGCGACGGATTCCTCGCCGTACACTCCGACATGGACTCCCTCGGCGATCTCCGCGCCTCCTCCGATGACAAGCAGTTCCGCTCCCACGCAGCACAGATCTCCAGCGCCCACGAGAAGCTCACCCGCCTGACAATGGCCGAAGAGAACATCGACACACTGGCCAGTATGGAGCACGGCGACGCTTCCGTCCGCCGCCAAGAGTTGAGCACCCTCCACGAGGACATCCTCGAGGCGCTCGCCGCCGAACCCGAGTCCGATCTGGTTCCCCAGCTCGAGGAACTTGGCCGAGATGTCCTTGCGCTGCGCGAGGACCTGGAGGCGCCGAACTTCATGGACCGCTTCGCCGACCTGCTGACCAGGCATCGCGTCCTCGTCGAGGCAGCTACTCAGCGCCTCTACGACGCTTCCGACGTCGAGGCCTCCGACGAACATCACGCTCCGGCCCTGTGGGAGTCTTCGTGGCGGCCGGGGTATGGCTTCCAGGGCTACGTGCCTTTCCTCATCACCAGCTCGTGGCACCACCAGGACGTCCAGGCGCACACTGCCGCCACGTCTTCGTCTTCGGCAACGACCGGCTACTCCAGCTCCGGGTTCTCCGGCGGGGGCGGCTCGCGCGGGTTCTAGGGGTACACAGATTCTCTAGAATGCGTCAGCCCATCGCTCGCGACCTGGTAAAACGTCAGGAGGGCACACGCATTCTAGAGAATTCTTGCACCTGTATTGCGGTTAAGCCGCCAGGGGCTCCGCGTCGTGGGCGAGGGGACGGATGTCGAGGTCCTCGAGGAGGCGACCAACGGCGGCTTCGAGCTCGGAGGCCAGCTGGCGGGCTGTGGTGAGGTCCATGCCGTCGGTGGTGGCGACGTCCCAGTGGACGTAGCGGCGGCCCGGCAGATCAGCGTCCTCGTCCATTCCGAGGTAGACGACCAGGTCGGGGGCGTCGAGGGTGCGGTCGTGGGCGCTCACTGCGGCGCCTGCAAGGCCGCGTTCGGAGATGACCCACTCAATGAGGTTGTCGTCGCGGTTTTCCGGGTGGGTGGCGGCGACGGAAGCGAGAACGCCGTTGCCGCTGAGGCTGCGGGCAAGGCCGGCGGCCAGGACGGCGACGGAGGCGGTGCTGCGGCTAACGAAGAGAATTTTCTTCCGCGGTGTTCCGACATCCCCGTGGGTCCAGGCGTGGTCCTCGATCTGCTCGGCGGCCTCGCGAGCGACGAGGACGGGCAAGAAGTCCGTCACCTTCGCGGTGGAGACGTGGCGGGCGATGATCTCGTCGAGGATGGAGTCAATAACGCGGACGTCGCAGGCGTGTCCGAAACGGGCGTAGAGGTCGCGGCGGACGGGGGCAAAAGAGGTGTTGTTCATGGCGAGTGCTCGCTTTCGTGTGCGGGGGCGGAAGGTTAATTCCTCCACCCCATTTGTTAACCTTTCGTTCACTTTACGTCAGGTTAGGCGAGCACTACAAGCACTTTCCAGCGCTTTCTCCATACAGGAAGCCATCACCGCAGGTCACAGCGGTTCATCTTTTGTTAACTTACGGGCGTGTCGGACCCGAAATCCCGGCTATTCGGCGACGAGGTTGAACATCCACAGCACGCCGAAGCGGTCACGCACTTGGCCGTAGAGGGAGCCCCACACCTGCTTTTCCAGGGGCATGTGGACTTCACCGCCCTCGGCGAGCGCCTCGAACCATTCCAGGGCAGCAGGCGTGGGCTGGTCAGATCCGATGCACAGGCTGCGGGAGGGGTTGCCGTCACCTTCGCCATCCGTGTCATCGCAGTCGGAGGCCATGAAGGTCCAGCCGTCGGCGGTTTCCAGGTGGGCGTGCATGATGCGCTCATCATCGTCCGGGACGCCAAAGTCGGCGCCCGTAGCGATGTCGAGCTTGCCACCGAAGATGGAGTGGTAGAAGGTCATCGCCTCACGGGCAGTGCCGAGGAACTGGAGGTAGGGATTGATCCACGTTGTCATGGTGTGATTCTAGGCCGAAACAATCGCCAGGTGGCGACAGAAACCGCGCTGCCGAGGATCACTCCGCCGAGAAGATCCGTCACCCAATGAACCCCCAGGTAAAGCCGGGTCCAGCAGATGGCAAGGACGCCGAACCACACCAGGGCCGTGGCGAAGCGGTGACACGGCCACCACCACAGGGTGAGCATCATGGCTAAGGCGGCGGCGCCGGTGGCGTGGCCGGAGGGGAAGGCGAAGTTGGTTTCCTCAATGAGGCGGCCGGCGACCGGAGGGCGCTCCCGCCCGATGACCGCTTTGAGCACGTGGCTCAACAGATTCGCGATGAGCACAGCCACCGGAGCGGCCACCCACCACAGCTGGCGGGTGCGCAGGATGCAGACGGCCGCGATGGCGATGGCCAGCAGGGCCATCGCGGTGGGACCGGTGAGGTGACTGAGGAGGGTGAGCACCGCGGACGTCGATTAGCTAGTTACCCAGCGTTGACGTTGGACTTTCCCAGCTCAACGACCAGTTCCCGCACGTGGGATTCAATGTCATCGGCGATGGCGCGGACCTCGTCGAGGGACTTGCCAGCGGGGTCAGCGATGTCCCAGTGCTCGATGCGGTCACCGGGAATGCCGGGGAGTTCATCGACACCCATGAGGACAATGACGCTGGAGCGGTGAACCGTGCGGGGCACGATTTCCTTCTGGTACAGGTGGGCATTGGGGATGCCGCGCTCCTCGAGCACCTCGATGACCTGCGGGTCAATGCCGCCGGTGGGATTGAGGCCAACGGAGCGGACGAAGACACGATCGCCGACTGCCTGGTTCATGATGGCGGAGGCAAGCTGGGAGCGGCCAGCGTTGCGCTCGCACACGAAGAGGACCTCGGGGCGGGCGGTGCCGCTACGACCAGCGGCTTCGGCGCGGGTTTCCAACTCCTCGGAGACTTCGCGCTCGACGATGACGGGCAGGAAAGTGTCGATCTTGGCGCGGGCTTCGGCCTCCGCGATGGTGCGGTCGACGAGGTCATCGATGGTGCCGGCGTAGAAGTACTGCCCGTAGCGGCGGTGCATGTCTTCGCGGACGATGGCATAGCGATCGTTGGTGGTGCCCATGGTGTGTCACGCCTCCCGGGGAGTGCTGTTTCTATGTTGTTAACCTGTTGTTAACTTTAGTGCACCCCGGGGGCTGCGACAAGTCGCGACAGGCAGTTTTTAGTGCCCGCGCTCCTGCTCAAGAGCCACGCCCTCATCAAAGAATGGCACCAGCTTGTTCTCGAACATCGTCAGGGCCGACGCAATGGCCATGTGCATGTCCAAGTACTGATACGTGCCCAGGCGACCGCCGAAGAGCACCCGCTGATCCCGGGCCTCGGCAGCGGCGAGCTCGCGGTAGGCCAGGAGCTTCTCCCGGTCGTCGGGAGTGTTGATGGGGTAGTACGGCTCGTCGCCTTCCTCGGCGAAGCGGGAGTACTCCTTCATGATGACGGTCTTGTCCTTGGGGTACACCCCCTCACGCTCGGGATGGAAGTGACGGAACTCGTGGATGCGGGTGTAGGGAACCTCGGCATCGTTGTAGTTCATCACCGGGGTGCCCTGGAAATCGCCCGTCTCCAGGACCTCGGTCTGGAAATCGAGGGTGCGCCAGCCAAGCTCGCCAGCGGAGTAATCGAAGTAGCGATCGAGCGGACCGGTGTAGATAACCGGCGCCTCCGGCGAGGCCGCGCGCAGCTCTTCCCGGACGGTGAACCAGTCGGTGTCCAACACGACATCGATGAGCTCATGATCCGCCATCCGCTGCAGCCAGGCCGCGTAGCCATCGACGGGCAGACCCTCGTAGGTGTCATTGAAGTAGCGGTTATTAAAGGTGTAGCGCACCGGCAGGCGCGTGATGTTCGCGGCCGGGAGGTTCTTGGGATCGGTCTGCCACTGCTTGGCGGTGTAATCACGGATGAACGCCTCGTAGAGGGGGCGGCCGATGAGCGAGATCGCCTTCTCCTCCAGGTTGGTGGCATCGGCAGAATCGATCTCGGCGGCCTGCTCCTTGATCAGCTCCCGCGCCTCATCGGGCGAGTAGTAACGGTCGAAGAACTGGTTAATCAGACCCAGGCCCATGGGGAATTGGTAGGCGGTGCCGTCGTGCATGGCGAACACGCGGTGCTGGTAGCCCGTAAATTCCGTGAACTGGTTGACGTAGTCCCACACCTTCTTATTAGAGGTATGGAACAGGTGCGCGCCGTACTTGTGGATCTCAATGCCGGTGTCCGGCTCGGCCTCCGAGTAGGCGTTGCCACCGAGGTGCTCGCGGCGCTCGACGATGAGCACGCGCTTGCCCAGCTGAGTCGCCGCCCTTTCGGCCACGGTGAGGCCGAACAGGCCCGAGCCAACAACGATGAGGTCATAGGTTTCCGTCATGGAAGTCAGGCTAATCGACGCCCGCCTGCCCCGCGCAATGCGACACCGTCCAGGTCGCCGTGCGGCGACACTCCAGTCACATTGGTACCAATTGCCCCTACTATGTACTAGAGTTTACTAGCGACCCATCATGTAACACCTGTATCAGCAATCCTAGGGAGCCCCACCGTGCAGCAACGACGCCGAATCGCCACGTCCCGGCAAGCCAGCGTCAATCCGACGCTGGCTATCGTCCTGTCCCTCGCACTGGTCGTATCCGCCGCCTTCGGCGGCAACCAGATCCTCAAGACCCAAGAGGCAGGCGGCAACCCCATCGACGCCACCACGGCCACGGACTCCTTTGCCTCCGGCGCCAACGTGGTCGTCGAGGACGCCGCGATCTCCGCCCAATCAGGTGAACCCGGACCGCGCACCGTCAAGGAATTCGCCCGCGACGACCAGTTCTCCATGTTCGCCGTCACCTGGGAAGGCGACCGCGACATCGCCGCCTTCATCCGCGCCGAAAACGCCGACGGCTCCTGGAGCCCCTGGTACAGCGCCGAACCCATCGGCCTCGAAGACGGCAGCACCGCCAATGGCACCGACCTCATCTACGTCGAGCCGACCAACAAGGTCCAGGTCTCCGTCGCGGGTGTTGACATCATCGGCGACCAAACCGTCGACGTCACCGTGCCGGGCGAAGGCAACGCCGAACAGGCCGAAGCCGCTGCTCCGGCACCGGCACCCGAGTCGGCCCCCGAGTCGGCTCCTCAACCTGCACCCGCTCCCGCTGCTGCTCAGGTCGCTGCCACAGACAACAACAACGCCCCGGGCCTCGCCCCGCTGCCCACCAACTACGGCGACATCAAGCCCGTCGCTGATGTAGCCGGCCAAGACGACCTGAGCGTGGTGTTCATCGACGGTAACGCCGAGGAGGGCGGTATCGCCCTCGCGACCAACTCGACGACTTACGGCATGCCCAATGTCGTCAGCCGCGCTGGCTGGGGCGCTAACGAGAGCGTCCGGTGCAGCTCCCCGTCCTACGACAGCTTCACCCAGGCTGTCGCCGTCCACCACACCGCCGGATCGAACAATTACACCCAGGCACAAGCGGCGGGCATGATGCGCGGCATGTACGAGTACCACGCCAAGACTCTCGGCTGGTGCGACCTCGGATACAACGCCGTTGTGGACAAGTTCGGCACGATCTACGAAGGCCGCGCCGGTGGCCTGGACAAGTCCGTGCAGGGCGCTCACGTCGGTGGATACAACCACAACACCTTCGGCATCTCCATGATCGGTAACTACGACACCGCCGTGCCGTCCACCGCCCTCATCAACTCAGTGGGCGAGATGATCGGCTGGAAGGCCGCCGTCTCCGGTTTCAGCCCGATGGGAAGCAAGTCCTACACCCCGCGAGCCTTCTCCGGTAACAAGTACCCCGCCGGCAGGCCCATGACCCTGCCCAACGTGTTCGCGCACCGCGATGCGCAGGCCAATGCCTGCCCGGGCCAGTACGGCTACGCCCAAATGGGCAACATCCGCAGCATCGCGGAGAAGAAGTACCAGGAGATCAAGGGCGGAACAGCCAGCACTGGTTCCAACCCGATCATCACCAACCCGACGGTTCCGGGCAATCCCGTGGTTACTAACCCGAACCGTCCCGCCCCGCAGACCCTGCCTGCCCAGTTGAGCAGCGCCATCAACGGTGACACCGCTGCCATCTCCGGCATCGTGGGTACCCTCGCCGCCATCGCCATCGGCGCGGCTGTCGCCAACGGCTCCCTGCCCGGTGGAGTGAACAAGGTCGGCGATGTCGAGGTCATCCAGGGCCTCAAGATCGCAGACCTCAAGCCTTTCGCCGATACCGCCATCTCCCTGTCGGGCAACTCCGACATCGAGACCACGTGGAACCGCATTTCCACCACACTCGGCCCGGTGCTGGGCGCCTCCCGCGGCGGCATCAGCAACACCGGGGCCACCACCGGCATCTCGGCTATCGACGGCCTCCTGCAAGGCGCCGGCGGCGGCACCGGCAGCACCGACTACGCCGTATTCGACAACGGCATCATCCTCAACAACCAAGAGGTGGGCACCAAGGCCATCTGGGGAGTCATCGCCGATACGTGGGCTGGCCAGGGCTTCGACCTCGGCCCGCTCGGCCTGCCCACCAGCGAAGAATACGCCTCCGGCAACACCCTCCGGGTCGATTTCCAGGGCGGTTACATCACCTACGATCCCGCCACCGGCGCAGTCGATGTCAAGCTGACTTAGGCCCAGTCGACGGATCGATCAACGGCCTTGTTCCACAAGGCCACCAGTTGCTCCCGCTCCTGTGTCCCCCACGTCGGGGACCAGGAGCGATCTTGTTTTTGCAGCGACCTGACGTGGTCCAGCGAGCTCCAAAAACCGGCGCCGATGCCCGCAGCGTAGGCGGCACCCATGACGGTCGTCTCGATGTTGGCCGGCCGCACGACGCTCGATCCCAGGATGTCGGCCTGCAGTTGCATGAGAAGGTCGTTGGCCACCATCCCGCCGTCGACCCGCAGCTCATTGAGTGAGAGCCCCGAGTCCGCCACCATTGCTTCCACTACTTCTTTGGTTTGCAGGGCGGTGGCTTCGAGTGCCGCGCGGGCGATGTGGCGGCGGTCGGCGAAGCGGGTGAGGCCGACGATGACCCCGCGGGCGTCGGGGCGCCACCGCGGAGCGAACAACCCCGAGAAGGCCGGAACGATGACCACCCCGCCGTTGTCGTCCACCTGGGCGGCCAGCGTTTCGATCTCTTGGGCCGAGCGGATGATGCGCAGCTGATCGCGCAACCACTGGACCAGCGAACCGCCGACCGCGACGGATCCTTCCAAGGCGTAGACCGGCTTCTCACCCTCGATTTCGTACAGGACGGTGCTCAGCAGGCCGTGCTGGCTGATCATCGGCTCCAAGCCGGTGTTGAGCAGGAGGAACAGGCCGGTGCCGTAGGTGTTTTTCGCATCGCCTTCCGTGAAGCAGCCCTGCCCAAACATGGCGGATTGCTGGTCCCCGAGGATGCCGGTGATAGGGACCGCGCGCAGGGTGCCGCGGCGGCGGACCTGGCCGAAACGTCCCACCGATGGGCGGATCTCGGGGAGCATGCGGAGGGGAACGCCGACGGCGGCGCACAAATCGGGGTCCCATTGCCTCGTCCGCAAGTCCATGAGCAGGGTGCGGGAGGCATTGGTCACATCCGTGGCGTGCACCGCGGGCTGGCCCTCATCGCCGCGCGCGCCACCGGTGAGGTTCCACAGCAGCCACGTGTCCATCGTCCCGGCGAGCAACTCCCCCGCCTCAGCGCGTTGGCGCGCGCCCTCGACATGGTCGAGGATCCAGGCGATCTTTGGCCCCGCCGAGTAGGAATTGGCCAGCAGGCCCGTGCGTTCGAGCCAGCGCCGCGGGTCATCCCCCGCAATGCTCTCGGTGCGGGTGTCTTGCCACACGATGGCGTTGTAGATCGGCCGCCCCGTCGCTTTGTCCCACACCACCGTGGTTTCCCGCTGGTTGGTCACGCCGAGGGCGGCGAAGTTCTCCGGCGAGGTATCGATGCTGACCATCGCCTCAGAGACCGCGAGGCGGGTATTGGACCAGATTTCCATCGGGTCGTGCTCGACCCAGCCCTGCTGGGGCATGATTTGTTCATGCTCGAACTGAGCGGAGGAGACGACGTCACCTGCCTGGTTGACGATGACACAGCGTGTCGATGTCGTCCCCTGGTCAATGGCGACAACGTACGGCTTGTCCGGTGTTGCGTTCACGATTCAGAACCAGCGCTCGAGGACCTGTGCCAGGCCTTCTTCATTGTTGGTTGCCGTGACAAAGTCGGCGGCGTCCTTCACTGAATCGCGGGCATTGCCCATGGCTACCCCGAGTCCGGCCCATTGGAGCATCTCAATGTCATTGGGCATATCGCCCAGGCAGAGGACCTCGGATTGATCGACTCCGTGGAGCTCGGCGAGCGTGGATACCCCGAGGGCCTTGGTGACGCCGGGGGCGGCGACCTCCAGCAACCCGTCATTCATGGAATACGTGACGTGGGCGAGCAGGGGATCAATGAAGGGGAAAATCCGCTCGAACATCTCCGGCGCGGTGAGACCTTCGTGGCGCAGGATCATCTTCGCAGCCGGCTGGGAGATGACCTCGTGTTCGGGCAGCACGCCGAAGCCCTGCTCCTCCCAGGTTTGGAGGAATCCGGGAGAGATAACAAACATCTCTTCTTCGGGGTCGAAGGCGGATTGGCCGACCCGCTCACACCCGACGGCGACCCCGCCGACGTCGAAAAACGCTTCCTGCGCAGATTCCAGAACCTGACCCATGGTCTCCGGGTCGAGGACGTGAGAGCGCAGCACCCGGTCGGTAGCCGAGTCATAGAGGACCGCCCCGTTGGAGGTCACACACACCGGGCGCACCGTCAATTGATCCAGCACCGGGAAAATCCAGCGGTGCGGGCGGCCGGTGGCGAGGGCGACTTCGGTTCCCGCGTTGACTGCCCGGACAATGACATCACGCACCCGGGGGGTAACCCGGTCCTGGGAGTTGAGCAATGTTCCATCGACATCGCTGGCGACCAGTTTGGGTGCGTGATCCATAATCGTGTTATCGCTTCCTGAGCAGGTTTTTAAGGCGAGCGCTGAAGGTGCGGGCGTTGCCGAGGGCGGCGTCCGCGCGCTTGTTCAACCGCTCCGAGACTTTGGCTTCCTTGCGTTCCTTCCGCGCTGCACGCTCCTCGGCGTCGAGACGCGCGGCGTCGATAAGCGTCGGTGCGCTGCCACCCTCATCGGAAGGAATCCACGGCTCCCCGGACGGGAACGGACCGTAGGTCCGGGTGTAGTCATCGCGGACCACGTCCAGCAGCTCACTCATGACTGACTTGAGGCGCTCGGTGGCAACATCCGGATCCCCCGACGTAGCCACCGGCTCCCCGACGCGGATGAAGATCGGCGTGTTGCTCCGGCCGAGGTGCTTGGGCAGATCCTTCGTCCACACGCGCTGCGAACCCCAGATGACGACGGGCAACAGCGGGGCATCGGCCTCATCGGCAATGCGGACGGCACCGTTTTTGAAGTCCTTGAGCTGAAAGGCCCGCGAAATCGTCGCCTCCGGGAAAATACCCACGAGCTGACCACGGCGGAGCCGCTCAACTGCCTCGGTGCGGGAGGTCCCACCGGCGGCACGATCAACCGGGAGGTGATCCATCGAGCGCATGAGCTTGCCAATGACCGGGACCTTGAACACTTCCTGCTTCGACATGAACCGAACCAACCGGTGGCCACGCAGGAAGGCGGGAATGCCCGCGAAGATGAAGTCATAGAAACCGGTGTGGTTGATAGCCAGCAAAGCAGGCCCGGTGGTGGGAATGTTCTCCGCCCCGAACACCGTGATGGTCAGGCCCTGCGCCGACATGATGCGGCGCAGCAGGGGAATCATCACTCGGTTATAGGGGGCTTCCTTCGCCTCCTGCGGGTGGTCCGGCACGGTGGGCAGACCACGCGGGACATAGAAGCCGCTGCGGCGTTCAAATCGTTTGTTTCCGCTCATGACTACCTTTTCGGTTCGATGACGTCCTTGCCCACGAACGGGCGCAACGCCTCGGGGACGACGACGGAGCCGTCAGCCTGCTGATTGTTCTCCAGAATGGCGACGAGCCACCGAGTAGTGGCGAGGGTTCCATTGAGCGTGGCCACGACCTGCGCCTTGCCGTTTTCATCCCGGAAGCGGGTCTGCAACCGACGGCCCTGGAACGTCGTGCAGTTAGACGTAGAGGTGAGCTCACGGTAGGTCTCCTGGGTGGGCACCCAGCCTTCCGTATCGAATTTGCGGGCGGCCGAAGCACCGAGATCGCCACCGGCGATGTCAATAACGCGGTAGGGAACCTGCATGTCAGCGAGCATCTCCCGCTCCATGGCGAGCAGGGCCTGGTGCTGTGCTTCCGCTTCCTCGGGCTTGCAGTAGACAAACATTTCCACCTTGTCGAACTGGTGGACACGAATGATGCCGCGGGTGTCCTTGCCATAAGAACCGGCCTCCCGGCGGAAGCACGAGGACCAACCGGCGTACTTGAGCGGGCCGTTGCTCAGATCGATGATCTCGTCCTTGTGGTAGCCAGCCAGGGCCACCTCAGAGGTGCCGACGAGGTAGAGATCGTCGCGCTCGAGGTAGTAGATCTCCTCCGAGTGGTCACCCAGGAACCCGGTTCCCTGCATGATTTCTGGGCGCACGAGCACCGGGGG is a window from the Corynebacterium testudinoris genome containing:
- a CDS encoding glycosyltransferase codes for the protein MNSRKAELTDVNQTGTQNVREMLQRILLPKRGEPHDVRSLYLLEAEQNKDRLTWSDRVTVTVPAGAEASFETYFNAFPASYWRRWSQLDHVLLRMKVAGTASVDVYRSKIDGTRVSVDGQLVVDDVVEFSIPLSHFEDGGWLWFDVTAETDTTITEAGWYADQEPGPQTMPDGTQVGPFEKRATVGIPTFNRPADAVAALQALAEDPLVDAAIDAVIMPDQGNQHPADFPGYDEAVAHFGERFHEFRQGNLGGSGGYSRIMFEALGDGAAGAAQSPFILYMDDDIAIEPESILRAIQVGRYAASPIIIGGQMLNLQERSQLRTMGEIVGGTDFMWGKAPHSVEDHDFATYPLNYLGDPRDAKDPDAINSRDLHRRIDVDYNGWWMCMFPRVVAEANGQPLPLFIKWDDTEYSLRAAKKGFPTVTWPGVAIWHMAWTDKDDAIDWQAYFHLRNRLIVAALNFDGPIEGIITSLRKSTFKHLMCMEYSTLAIQLESMRDFLAGPDQLFDILETSLPRIAEIRKNYPDAVVISSSSELPPSSGAPGVPMKDVGGRLNKVRKLNWLIKGLKHSLSQEDPRHHEVPQANLSPDQARWFTLSRLDGATVTTAGNNGVAYRKRDRALAKELLKETWELQSEIEDRFDDLREQYRAAEPRLVSRESWGEIFR
- a CDS encoding DUF5129 domain-containing protein — translated: MRSRILLVLVALGFIVATSPLLIDAAPPATAQSTSTSAQVDIIDLAGELSPGDVDLLTTQTADITLPAEVTAVDYLLFATNDELLNDTVLDYAKQERPDLMSADGAKWAPGHLIVAVGLDPKKMGVYCGDDVCAAIGLYDSGRLDGILDRMEPPLKDGNWAAGLLQGAIAAGDPTATRTNDGGGSGDNTGLYLAAGLTGVGGVAALGLGGALVARTRREKAATARSQFDDLQRDYGRVAQELPAIDVRANSLTSPLANDALRRQWAEVRDGFLAVHSDMDSLGDLRASSDDKQFRSHAAQISSAHEKLTRLTMAEENIDTLASMEHGDASVRRQELSTLHEDILEALAAEPESDLVPQLEELGRDVLALREDLEAPNFMDRFADLLTRHRVLVEAATQRLYDASDVEASDEHHAPALWESSWRPGYGFQGYVPFLITSSWHHQDVQAHTAATSSSSATTGYSSSGFSGGGGSRGF
- a CDS encoding three-helix bundle dimerization domain-containing protein; protein product: MNNTSFAPVRRDLYARFGHACDVRVIDSILDEIIARHVSTAKVTDFLPVLVAREAAEQIEDHAWTHGDVGTPRKKILFVSRSTASVAVLAAGLARSLSGNGVLASVAATHPENRDDNLIEWVISERGLAGAAVSAHDRTLDAPDLVVYLGMDEDADLPGRRYVHWDVATTDGMDLTTARQLASELEAAVGRLLEDLDIRPLAHDAEPLAA
- a CDS encoding VOC family protein; the encoded protein is MTTWINPYLQFLGTAREAMTFYHSIFGGKLDIATGADFGVPDDDERIMHAHLETADGWTFMASDCDDTDGEGDGNPSRSLCIGSDQPTPAALEWFEALAEGGEVHMPLEKQVWGSLYGQVRDRFGVLWMFNLVAE
- a CDS encoding phosphatase PAP2 family protein; translated protein: MLTLLSHLTGPTAMALLAIAIAAVCILRTRQLWWVAAPVAVLIANLLSHVLKAVIGRERPPVAGRLIEETNFAFPSGHATGAAALAMMLTLWWWPCHRFATALVWFGVLAICWTRLYLGVHWVTDLLGGVILGSAVSVATWRLFRPRITP
- a CDS encoding arsenate-mycothiol transferase ArsC, giving the protein MGTTNDRYAIVREDMHRRYGQYFYAGTIDDLVDRTIAEAEARAKIDTFLPVIVEREVSEELETRAEAAGRSGTARPEVLFVCERNAGRSQLASAIMNQAVGDRVFVRSVGLNPTGGIDPQVIEVLEERGIPNAHLYQKEIVPRTVHRSSVIVLMGVDELPGIPGDRIEHWDIADPAGKSLDEVRAIADDIESHVRELVVELGKSNVNAG
- the glf gene encoding UDP-galactopyranose mutase, which codes for MTETYDLIVVGSGLFGLTVAERAATQLGKRVLIVERREHLGGNAYSEAEPDTGIEIHKYGAHLFHTSNKKVWDYVNQFTEFTGYQHRVFAMHDGTAYQFPMGLGLINQFFDRYYSPDEARELIKEQAAEIDSADATNLEEKAISLIGRPLYEAFIRDYTAKQWQTDPKNLPAANITRLPVRYTFNNRYFNDTYEGLPVDGYAAWLQRMADHELIDVVLDTDWFTVREELRAASPEAPVIYTGPLDRYFDYSAGELGWRTLDFQTEVLETGDFQGTPVMNYNDAEVPYTRIHEFRHFHPEREGVYPKDKTVIMKEYSRFAEEGDEPYYPINTPDDREKLLAYRELAAAEARDQRVLFGGRLGTYQYLDMHMAIASALTMFENKLVPFFDEGVALEQERGH